In the genome of Qipengyuania seohaensis, one region contains:
- a CDS encoding MAC/perforin domain-containing protein, protein MLKKGLIAIAAATMMAGTALTPVEPVHAQIPAFLPDKAAVPAGEPMEIDGDWRVDTIGKVIRIDRGRAYAVEGWTHAFVLQVQPDMVTIRNIQQTNDDEYVGDDLPMMGRVTLRHVSHDRIEASVPGLLGPARYTLSRVADSQFSTSEGLPAFAEPLGSGEGPSSPTRRYSSLEEAFGQPRPVAETFRGCPIPKQPRQQQLSAETPPSTPRDRITGRQFAPVASEDDSPVLADGDTACWTRLDGVWTENREPVFDTSQNDGTEWDVRGLDIAGLLHGNYTTPETLFVAPGDDPGNEIWIMSGTNDVRYWRYVSSDGSSIADIIAQPGLTKTFEADGNSPYGSQIAVDMTAGDELRLRIGRRQFVRPDTAANSEVPIDDVFAIDKQTDNFAASLRGYNVLTQNPFLLINNDLGEIFARRGPDEYRFQEKYSVPFGFTLKNEVIQGSVYRQTLAASESEMQSTFSTGFGVNAKISASGAVNSVLAFVPGTGTVADTGFSAGFQSTNETMTAMRQSKSVGQVVGYSRAKSYAIVLDHANAKLSGDFITAITDAQREGDYRYLIQRFGTHYPYAVTYGSSAKMWKDISQEAFSSALGTSEGNRAEAEIQVVGSGISGFQESKSEVRDSTGGQLSNDNGRFIAVGGNGSFDSGGFSRGDRVAPILLDLRPLDELLNPINFPDQPDIYTRVRSELGQAINGYLAGQARPLSNERLISNVAWSPPPPDDEPEAVEPIEEWHVYVRHMKCNKTHIGTTVEAEGTIRILATGPRSNFAKEKTLKVRCELKKKHSETYDYRVAENEPGLLILRGTRAEIQQYRLKFDFNWSYNAKRIDGKPRLESRELNNTPMQRSGLPVDESHTTNWTFRNGKQPEVTLSLRVKHYSDTIPSD, encoded by the coding sequence ATGCTCAAGAAGGGACTGATCGCGATCGCAGCTGCCACCATGATGGCCGGGACCGCGCTCACTCCCGTCGAGCCGGTCCACGCCCAGATCCCTGCGTTCCTGCCCGACAAAGCCGCCGTGCCAGCAGGAGAACCAATGGAGATCGACGGCGACTGGCGGGTCGATACGATCGGCAAGGTGATCCGGATCGATCGCGGCAGGGCCTACGCGGTGGAAGGCTGGACACACGCCTTCGTCCTCCAAGTCCAGCCGGACATGGTCACGATACGCAATATCCAGCAGACAAATGACGATGAGTATGTCGGAGACGATCTTCCGATGATGGGCAGGGTAACGCTCCGCCACGTTTCGCATGATCGTATCGAGGCTTCAGTTCCGGGCTTGCTAGGCCCCGCGCGTTATACGCTGAGCCGGGTTGCCGACAGCCAATTCAGCACTTCGGAAGGTTTGCCCGCGTTCGCTGAACCCCTTGGTTCCGGCGAAGGTCCAAGCTCTCCGACCAGACGCTATTCGTCGCTCGAAGAGGCTTTTGGTCAGCCGCGCCCGGTTGCCGAAACATTTCGCGGTTGCCCGATACCGAAGCAACCACGCCAACAGCAATTGTCGGCCGAAACCCCGCCTTCCACGCCTCGCGACCGCATAACCGGCCGCCAGTTCGCTCCGGTCGCGAGCGAAGATGATTCCCCAGTTTTAGCGGATGGCGACACAGCCTGCTGGACGAGGCTCGATGGTGTCTGGACCGAGAACCGCGAACCAGTATTCGATACTTCCCAGAATGACGGCACCGAATGGGACGTCCGCGGCCTCGACATAGCTGGCCTGCTGCACGGGAATTACACGACACCCGAAACCCTGTTTGTCGCACCGGGAGACGATCCGGGGAACGAAATCTGGATCATGTCGGGAACGAACGATGTACGGTACTGGCGCTATGTATCCAGCGATGGTTCAAGTATCGCCGATATTATTGCGCAGCCTGGCCTGACCAAGACCTTCGAAGCGGACGGCAACTCCCCTTACGGCTCTCAGATCGCGGTCGATATGACGGCCGGTGACGAGCTGCGCCTTCGGATTGGCCGGCGCCAATTCGTGCGCCCGGACACGGCAGCCAATAGCGAGGTCCCGATCGACGATGTCTTCGCAATCGACAAGCAAACGGACAATTTTGCCGCCAGCCTGAGGGGGTACAATGTTCTCACCCAGAACCCGTTTCTTCTGATCAACAATGACCTGGGCGAAATCTTCGCCAGACGCGGACCCGACGAATATCGTTTCCAAGAGAAGTATTCGGTTCCGTTTGGATTTACCCTCAAAAACGAGGTCATCCAGGGCAGCGTTTATCGCCAGACACTCGCCGCCAGCGAAAGCGAGATGCAGAGCACTTTCTCCACCGGGTTTGGCGTCAATGCCAAGATCAGTGCATCCGGCGCGGTCAATTCTGTGCTCGCATTCGTACCGGGTACTGGCACCGTAGCGGACACCGGTTTCAGCGCAGGGTTCCAGAGCACGAACGAGACCATGACTGCCATGCGGCAAAGCAAAAGTGTCGGCCAGGTGGTCGGATACTCTCGTGCGAAGAGCTACGCCATCGTGCTGGACCATGCCAATGCCAAGCTATCTGGCGACTTCATTACGGCCATTACCGACGCCCAGCGCGAAGGCGATTACCGCTACCTTATCCAGCGTTTTGGCACGCACTACCCCTATGCCGTCACCTATGGCTCATCGGCAAAGATGTGGAAGGATATCTCCCAGGAAGCGTTTTCCTCAGCGCTGGGGACGAGCGAGGGCAATCGCGCCGAGGCGGAGATCCAAGTTGTCGGCAGTGGCATCAGCGGCTTTCAGGAAAGCAAGAGCGAGGTACGCGACAGCACGGGCGGCCAGCTCAGTAATGACAATGGCCGGTTCATTGCTGTCGGGGGCAACGGTTCATTCGACTCAGGAGGGTTCTCCCGCGGTGATCGTGTGGCACCCATTCTTCTTGACCTTCGGCCGCTCGACGAGCTGCTCAACCCGATCAACTTTCCCGACCAGCCGGACATCTACACGCGGGTGCGGTCTGAACTCGGACAGGCGATCAATGGCTACCTCGCCGGGCAAGCACGTCCGCTCAGCAACGAACGCCTGATATCGAACGTAGCCTGGTCGCCGCCGCCTCCCGACGATGAGCCCGAGGCAGTCGAGCCGATTGAAGAATGGCATGTCTATGTCCGCCACATGAAATGCAACAAGACGCACATCGGTACGACGGTCGAGGCAGAAGGCACAATCCGCATCCTCGCGACGGGTCCTCGTTCGAATTTCGCGAAAGAGAAGACGCTCAAGGTTCGCTGCGAGTTAAAGAAAAAGCACAGCGAGACATATGACTACCGCGTTGCGGAGAACGAACCGGGGTTGCTGATCCTGCGCGGCACGCGTGCCGAGATCCAGCAATACCGACTGAAGTTCGACTTCAACTGGAGCTACAATGCCAAGCGGATCGACGGCAAGCCGCGGCTGGAGTCACGGGAACTGAACAACACTCCGATGCAGAGGAGTGGACTGCCGGTCGACGAGTCCCACACCACCAACTGGACATTCCGCAATGGCAAACAGCCTGAAGTGACGCTGTCGCTCAGGGTGAAGCACTATTCCGACACGATACCGAGCGATTAA
- a CDS encoding LuxR C-terminal-related transcriptional regulator: MAFGNAHSAVIADDHAIVRGALIAALTDPAMMDGHTIEIVETVENGIDAIAAIRKHRPDLVMLDVSMPHAGGTEVLIEARRWSAASKIVIFTGIESGGKIAELVETGADGVFCKSDDLSVVTDSIPRILQGARIVCERFTNLLEEAAGLEPLTDRERQVLNLVVAGRTNKEIAATLGISAKTVDRHRTGVMGKTGSHSAAELIAFALREGLIGGRTD, translated from the coding sequence GTGGCTTTCGGCAACGCACATTCGGCGGTGATCGCCGACGATCACGCTATTGTGCGCGGCGCTCTGATCGCCGCCCTGACCGACCCGGCGATGATGGATGGCCACACCATCGAAATTGTCGAGACCGTCGAGAACGGGATCGACGCTATTGCCGCTATCCGCAAGCATCGTCCCGACCTGGTCATGCTGGATGTCTCGATGCCGCACGCGGGTGGTACCGAGGTTCTTATCGAGGCGCGGCGCTGGTCGGCAGCTAGCAAGATAGTCATCTTCACCGGGATCGAATCCGGCGGCAAGATTGCCGAGTTGGTCGAGACTGGTGCTGACGGAGTCTTTTGCAAATCCGACGACCTTTCCGTGGTGACCGACTCCATCCCCCGCATTCTCCAGGGCGCGCGCATCGTGTGTGAACGTTTTACCAATCTGCTGGAAGAGGCCGCGGGTTTGGAGCCGCTGACCGACCGTGAGCGTCAGGTGCTGAACCTTGTGGTCGCAGGGCGCACCAACAAGGAAATTGCCGCCACGCTCGGCATAAGTGCGAAAACCGTTGATCGGCACCGTACGGGTGTAATGGGAAAGACAGGCTCTCACTCGGCCGCGGAATTGATAGCCTTTGCCCTGCGCGAGGGATTGATCGGCGGAAGAACAGACTGA
- a CDS encoding LamG-like jellyroll fold domain-containing protein, with protein sequence MIKSITVACAALTLAFAPVQLVAQEYTPDIIELGETGPFAFEPAPQLDLSAGGAVEFWIAPAWSADPGYDPPVLLNIGPEGISYLVSVMRDRDGLVFANDDDEDVFLVDLTDGNLHHVAINVMDDGLEVYVDGTVVGTSDLRPSSLPSSGLYVGGLGIENSGRFEGAIGQLRFWNEPLYEEDIVAYRMRDVLDAQGEDHPDAANLAAMSDLTTGQMLLVDSIGEVE encoded by the coding sequence ATGATCAAAAGTATAACCGTCGCGTGCGCCGCGCTGACCTTGGCGTTCGCGCCAGTACAGCTTGTCGCGCAAGAATATACGCCCGACATCATCGAACTTGGTGAGACTGGCCCCTTCGCTTTCGAGCCCGCGCCGCAGCTTGACCTGTCTGCTGGTGGCGCAGTCGAGTTCTGGATTGCTCCCGCATGGTCGGCTGACCCGGGCTATGACCCGCCGGTACTTCTCAATATCGGCCCGGAGGGCATCTCCTATCTGGTCTCGGTAATGAGGGATCGCGATGGACTGGTGTTTGCAAATGACGACGATGAAGACGTGTTCCTCGTCGATTTGACCGACGGCAATCTGCACCATGTTGCGATCAATGTGATGGACGACGGACTTGAAGTTTACGTCGATGGAACGGTGGTTGGGACCAGCGATCTGAGGCCTTCATCGCTGCCATCCTCCGGGCTCTATGTTGGCGGGTTGGGGATCGAAAATTCGGGTCGTTTCGAGGGGGCGATCGGCCAGCTGCGTTTCTGGAATGAACCGCTCTACGAAGAAGATATCGTTGCTTACCGCATGCGCGACGTACTCGATGCGCAAGGCGAGGATCATCCTGACGCCGCAAACCTTGCAGCAATGAGCGATCTGACCACAGGACAGATGCTGCTCGTGGACTCGATTGGAGAAGTCGAATGA
- a CDS encoding MFS domain-containing histidine kinase codes for MRATAAILLAFLSVFVAQSAFAREVVLEPGQSLENVEQFASFLVTPGEREISYDDALRAYREGEYADHLQTSRSSSMHDWRTWIALSFTGGAEFEEGSVRRVIGLGGIFVELPRVYLACDGASPREILAERSGDDGPLRARYFTYVRTQTFDVSPGQNCLALINVSSSDNPNIGIFREGELGSNQVVAVLLKGGFTATLLIIGVILAVVSYLTDRPLGMIIGITYSITMLQNEASLFTTTFVQSSLDARSIWEALTILATFMMTYTFIFGFMKELRLTNRKKRRLFALALFAPLVVIAYFSNSTTDIIWAFYLSLFLFAVTASLRFDIARRLRLTAGAILILSAVLALFVEPYYLGRYLPDLAIEFVRDAIRLAAGAGMLFLLLVDVLQSRRARARLIEERIAAFETQSETDRILLQTERKYARALESASRRKAQLAAASHDIRQPLTGLRAAVRSEEDRLSPMLRTRLTKAFDYLESLTNEYSTKEPGEGHSSNDIDEAYSLNLITRAVGEMFGGEAKEAGVELQIKSADCRTNVPALALIRAASNLVANALRHADADKIVVEVSCDEQCRIVVQDDGKGMDPATLEEALKLGGKSSESDGEGLGLAIVRDLAQRHSFDFTFESNLGKGTRAILELPVR; via the coding sequence ATGCGGGCAACAGCTGCCATACTCCTAGCATTCTTGTCGGTGTTTGTGGCGCAATCGGCGTTTGCGCGTGAAGTTGTCCTCGAGCCAGGGCAATCGCTCGAGAATGTTGAGCAGTTTGCCAGTTTTCTCGTCACACCCGGGGAACGTGAAATCTCCTATGATGACGCGCTCAGGGCTTACCGTGAGGGGGAATATGCTGATCATCTGCAGACTTCTCGATCGAGCAGCATGCATGACTGGCGAACCTGGATCGCCCTGTCATTTACCGGAGGAGCAGAGTTCGAAGAGGGCTCAGTGCGTCGGGTCATCGGGTTGGGTGGGATCTTTGTCGAGTTGCCGCGTGTCTATCTTGCTTGCGATGGAGCCTCGCCGAGAGAGATTCTCGCAGAGCGGTCGGGTGACGACGGGCCCCTGCGCGCACGATACTTCACATATGTGAGAACGCAGACTTTCGACGTTTCGCCAGGTCAGAACTGCCTTGCGCTGATCAATGTGTCGAGTTCGGACAACCCCAATATCGGGATCTTCCGCGAGGGGGAGCTGGGTTCCAATCAGGTTGTCGCCGTGCTGCTTAAGGGCGGATTCACCGCGACTTTGCTCATTATCGGCGTCATCCTCGCTGTGGTTTCATACCTCACAGATCGCCCTTTGGGCATGATCATCGGCATCACATATTCGATTACTATGCTGCAGAACGAAGCATCGCTCTTTACGACGACATTCGTTCAATCGTCGCTCGATGCGCGGTCGATTTGGGAGGCGCTGACGATATTGGCCACCTTCATGATGACCTACACTTTCATCTTTGGGTTCATGAAGGAACTGCGTCTTACAAACCGAAAAAAGCGCCGGTTGTTCGCGCTTGCGCTTTTCGCCCCGCTGGTCGTGATCGCCTATTTTTCGAACTCGACCACCGACATTATCTGGGCATTCTACCTCAGCCTGTTTCTCTTCGCTGTGACCGCATCGCTGAGGTTCGACATTGCGCGGCGGCTGCGATTGACAGCCGGCGCCATTCTGATCCTAAGCGCCGTTCTGGCTCTTTTCGTGGAGCCCTACTACCTTGGGCGTTACCTGCCCGACCTTGCGATCGAGTTCGTGCGTGACGCGATCAGGCTCGCAGCCGGCGCAGGGATGTTGTTTCTCTTGCTGGTCGATGTCCTCCAGTCGAGGAGGGCGAGGGCTCGGTTGATCGAGGAGCGAATCGCGGCGTTTGAAACGCAAAGCGAAACGGACAGGATTTTGCTCCAAACCGAGCGGAAATATGCAAGGGCTCTTGAATCAGCCTCCCGTAGAAAAGCCCAACTCGCCGCCGCAAGTCACGATATTCGCCAACCCTTGACCGGCTTACGTGCTGCGGTGCGGAGCGAAGAAGATCGACTTTCACCGATGCTGCGAACTCGCCTGACCAAGGCGTTCGATTACCTTGAGAGCCTGACGAACGAGTATTCGACCAAAGAACCCGGCGAAGGTCACAGTTCCAATGACATTGATGAGGCATATTCGCTCAACCTCATCACGAGGGCAGTCGGCGAAATGTTCGGAGGAGAGGCCAAAGAAGCAGGGGTCGAGCTGCAAATCAAAAGTGCCGATTGCCGCACAAATGTGCCTGCGCTTGCCCTAATTCGAGCGGCCAGCAATCTGGTTGCCAATGCCCTGCGCCATGCAGATGCTGACAAGATCGTTGTTGAGGTTAGCTGCGACGAGCAATGTCGCATTGTCGTTCAGGATGATGGCAAGGGCATGGACCCTGCGACCTTGGAAGAAGCACTCAAACTCGGCGGCAAATCCTCAGAGTCCGATGGCGAGGGTCTGGGCTTGGCAATCGTGCGCGATCTTGCGCAACGGCACAGCTTCGATTTCACTTTCGAATCCAATCTCGGCAAGGGAACTCGGGCCATCCTGGAGTTGCCGGTGCGTTAA